From the genome of Bradyrhizobium sp. G127:
TCAGGACGAGCGTCACGAGAAGTCCGATCACCAGGAAGGTGTATATCGTCGCCTTTGAACTCAAAATCATCTTTCCGGGGAAAACCCGGCCGGGAGCATCCGGCCGGGGAGTTGGCACACGCGTTTCTTATGCCGTGAGCTTGCGCATCTTGTCGCCTGCCGCCTTGACGCAATCGGCAGCCGGCATGTTCTTCAGGATGCGGTTCTGCAACATCTCAGGAATCACAAAGCCTTCGAACACCTTGCCCGGACGCAGATCCGGCGCCGGACCTTCGGTATCGACCGAGGTCAGGATCACCGACTTGTCGACGATGAAATTCCTCATCGTCTCGACGGCGTCCTTGTGCTTCTCGATCAGCGGGTGAGCCCGCCAGCGCGCATCTTCGTAGACATCGAGGCGCGGCGGCTGGAAGTGCAGTGGCGCGGTGTGCAGGAAGTTGATGTATTGGTTCTCGGTGAACCACTTCATGAACTTCATCGACTCGCTGGAGTTCGGCGTCTTCAGCACAACCCAGCCGTCGTAACCGTGATTGACCGCCTTCGCCTTTCCTGCGCTGTCCATGTACGGCATGATTCCGTACTTGGTCGCGAGAGCCGGCGACGTACGTTCAAGTGCCTCAATAATGCGGCCGGCATAGGCCGTGTGTCCCACCTTGTCCGAGGAGAAGTTGGAGAGCACTTCACCGAAACTCGCCTGGCTCGTGCCGGACGGCATGGTCTTGTAGAGGTCGGCAAAGAAATCGAGATAGGCCGCGACCTTCGGTGCATTGGCGGGGTTGTCGATGGCGACATTCCACTTGTCGTCAAACAGCTTGACGCCTTCGGCCCACATGAAGCCCGGCGACAGCCAGTTGGTCGCGCCGTTGCTGCCGATCGGGAACAGCGAGCCCGAACGGCCGTCCTCGTTGAGCGCCTGTGAATTCTTGAGCATCTCGGCCCAGGTCTTGGGAACGCTGAGCCCCTTCTTCTCGTAGAGATCCTTGCGGTAATAGATCCACGCGAGATTGTAGTCGTAGGGATACCAGTAGGTCTCGCCCTTGATCGGGAAGAGAATCTTGGGACCCCACTTATGTTTGCCGGTCAGTTCAGTCAGAGGCATCAGATGCCCCTCAGCCTGCAACAACAGGACGTGACCGACGAAAGCGAATGTCGCGATGTCATACGGCTGACCGCCGCGGAGCGACGTCGTCACCTTGGTGAAAGCGTCGTCGAGCGGCACGGAGTCGACGATGACCTGAGTTCCGGTGGCGCGCTCGTACTCGGCGCACGCAACCTTCAGTGCGCGAATGCTGTCGATCGAGGTTTCCGTATTCAGGAAGCGCAACGTTTTCTTGCCCTGCCCCCACACCGCCGGCGCGCCGAGCGTGCCAGCGGCGAGCCCTGCACCCACGGCACCGGCACCCTTGATAAGCGCGCGGCGATCGATGTTCGATTTTCCGTTTTTAGCCATTTCCTTGTCTCCCATGGCAATTTACTCCCTGTGAATGTTCGTTGTTTTTTTGGCCGTCTAAAATCGCTTTCCCGTTGATTTCGAAAAAAGATGGAGCCGTCCGGCCTGAAGTCGGATGGGAATTCGCTGACCGAATGTCCAGTTATCGACACGATCGGTAAGAATGCGCAGGCGCGCGCCACTCACCTCGCCGATGCCAAGCGTCTGCGCGCCGAGTTGCTCAATGACGCCGACTTCAAATGCGAGTGCGTCCGGTCCCTCGCCAGGCGCAACATGCTCCGGACGGATACCGAGCACGACGTCTTCATTGATTGTCTGATATTGTGCAGGCAGTGTTATCCGCAGCGCGCCACTCTCAAACACCCCGTTCGATGCGCGCCCTTCGATCAGGTTCATTTCGGGCGAGCCGATAAATCCGGCGACGAACAGATTGACCGGACGATCGTAAACTTCGAGCGGGGCCCCTACCTGCTGCACATACCCGTCCCGCATGATCACGATGCGGTTGGCGAGCGTCATCGCCTCGACCTGATCGTGGGTGACGTACACCATGCTGGTGCCGACTTCCTGATGCAGCCGTGCGATTTCCTCACGCATCCGCACGCGCAACTTGGCATCGAGATTGGACAGCGGCTCATCGAGCAGAAACACCTCGGGTTCCCGCACCAGAGCGCGGCCGAGCGCAACGCGCTGCATCTGGCCGCCGGACAGCTGCTTCGGCTTGCGTTTCAGGAATTCATCGAGCCCAAGCATCTTCGCCGCCCGCTGGACCCGCATGTCGATCTGCGCCGGGTCCATCTTCCGCATCCGCAGGCCGAAAGCGAGATTTTCGTAGATCGTCTTGTGCGGATAGAGCGCGTAGTTCTGGAACACCATCGCGATATTGCGATCCTTCGGCTCAAGCCGCGTGACGTCGCGATCTCCAATGAAGATTTTTCCCGAGGTAATTTCCTCAAGACCAGCCATCATCCGCAACGTGGTCGATTTTCCGCAACCCGACGGCCCGAGGAAGACCACGAATTCGCCATCCCGAATCGTCAGATCGACGCCATGAACGGCGACCACCGGACCGTAAGCCTTGCGAACTTTTTCGAGCCTAATCTCTGACATGCATCACTTGCTCTGACCGGCCACGAAATCGTGGATGCGATGATTGATCGGCGCGAGCGCCGCCTGAATATCGCGGTAGATTGGAAAGCCCTGATCGTAGACGGCAACATGCGCCGGGTTTGGCTCCGCTCGCGATACGATGTGGACGACATCGGCGGCTGCGCGCTCGTCCTTGAACACGCCGATACCGACACCCGCCAGAAGAGCTGCCCCGAACGAAGCATCCGCGACGGCGGGAAGTTCGACGGTGATGTTCAGCACGTCGGCAACGATCTGCCGCCACAACGCGCTGCGCGCGCCGCCACCGGTCAGGCGCGCCGTCGTGAAGCCAAGCCCCTTGGCCTTCATCACCTCAAGACAATCCCGCAGCGAATAGGCCACGCCTTCATAGAGCGCGCGGACAAAGTGGCCGCCGCCGTGATTGAAGCCCGCCCCGACGAAATCGGCACGGAGCAGCGGGTCCCAGTAAGGACTGCGTTCGCCATTGAGATATGGATGAAAGAAAAGCCCCTCAGCGCCGGGAGGGACGAGAGCCGCGCCCGCATCCATGGAATCAAATACGCCGCTGCCGTCCTCGCCTTCGCGGCGGAAGAACGTATCGCGCAGCCACTTGTGCGCCGAAGCGCAGGAGTTTGTGGCCGCAATGACGTACCAATGATCCGGCACAACATGATAATAGTTGATAAGCGAGAAATCGGGCCGCGCCTTGGGCGACAACACATTGACCGTCGCCGCTGTCGCGAGTTTCACGACGCCCATGCCTTCACGGACCATGCCCGCACCGAACGTTTCAGCCGCGGTGTCCGACGTGCCGCACACCACCGGCGTGCCTTCAGCCAGCCCCGTCGCCTGAGCGGCCCTTGCCGTCACCTTGCCGACGACGGCGCTCGGCTTCACGATCGGTGGCAATGCCGCCATCGGCCAGCCGATCATGTCGCAAAGCTCTTTCGACCACTGGGCCGTCTTTGCGTCGATCATCAGGGTGCCGAGCGCATCGATCGTGTCGGTTTCCCATGTGTCGGTGAACTGCGCGCGAAGCCAGTCCTTGGCGACGTACAGCCGCTTCACACGTGCGAATGTTTCCGGCTCGTTGTTGCGCAGCCACAGCATCTGCGGCAGCGTCCAGGTCGGGTTGGCGCGATTGGCTCCGATCTCAAGGATTCGCGCGTCGGCCTTGTCGCGCAGGTACTGGGTTTCAGCCCGGCTGCGCTGATCGTTCCAGAGAATGGCCGGACGGATCACATGACCATCGGCATCCTCGAGTACTTGGGTATGCGCGCCGGCTGAAAACGAAATCGCAGCAATGTCGGACGCTGGACGGCCGGACGCCTTCAGGCCGCGGCGCAACGCATCGCATGCGGCAAACCACCAGCTGTCCGGATCCTGCTCGCTCCAGCCCGGATGCGGCGACGATGTCGCAACCGGCGCGGACGCCTCGCTGACCAGCGAGCCATCAGCCTTGATGATGCTGATCTTGAGCGAGCCAGCGCCGAGATCTATGCCGACCAGAAGAGGATCAGACACAGCCATAGTGCGCGCCCTCCCCGACAACAGCACGGATGTGCGCCATATCAATCACGGCGAATGTCTTTTGCATTCGGGCCGGCGCGCAGCCCCAGCTTGCCGGGATTCAGCAGGTTGCCGGGATCGAGCGCATCCTTGATTGTCTGCAACACATCAAGGCCAGCGCCCAGTTCGCGCTTCATCCATGGATTTCTGAAGAGACCCGCGCCGTGATGGTGAGCAATCGAGCCGCCGTGATCCAGCGTCAATTCCTGCACCGCATCCCAAAGCCTGGCATGGATCGGCAGCGCAACCTCGTCCGCCATCGGCGGCAAACGAACGGTCATGTACTGGCACGCTCCCTCAGGATAGACGTGCGACCAATGCGCGCCGAAGTGAATGCCCGGATGAATCTTGCGCACGGCATTGCCGATGGCTTCGTACATCGCCGGAATTGCCGACCAGTTTCCCGTGACCTCGATGGTGTCGTTGAAATAACCGGCATCGTGCCACTTTTGCGAATAGGCGACGTAGCGATTTTCTTTCCAGTGAAAGAAAGGCCCATCGGGGCCGACTTCGCCGCCGAGCTTCCGGGCAATAGCCAGCGCCATGTCCTGCTCGACTGAAACCAGCGGCTCGCTGCCGCTGAACATCAGCATCGCGAGATAAGGCTTGGCCTTGAACAGTGCGATGTCCTTGGTGCGCTCGTCACTTTCGACGCGATCGTAGAGCCGCACGATGGCCGGACGCAGCTCCGCCTGCATGATGAGGCGCGCGCAGTCCCAGGCTGCCTGCTGCGTCGGGAATGCCAGCACGACGCCGCGTTCGATCTCCGGCTTCTTCCAGATTCGCAGCGTCGCCTCGGTGATAACGCCGAAGGCACCTTCGCTGCCGATCATCAGGTCGCGGATTGACGGCCCAACCGCGCGACGCGCAACGGGCCGCACGTCAAGCGGCGTACCGTCCGGCAACACGGCCTTCAGGCCGACGACGATGTCCTCGATCTTTCCATAGCGGCTGCTGGCCTGTCCGCCACCACGGCATGCGAGCCAGCCGCCGACCGTCGAAATCTCGATCGATTGCGGCAGGTGACCGCACGTAAAGCCTGCTTCATTAAGCTCGCGCTCGAACTCCGCGCCGTTCATGCCCGCCTGCACGGTAGCGACCGCATCGGTCGGGTTGATGGAAACAATCTTGTCGAGCCGGCGGGTATCCAGCATGATCTCGCCGCCGAGCGGAATGGCGCCGCCGAGAACGCCGGAACCGTTGCCGTAAGGAATGACCGGAATCTTGCGCTGGTTCGCAAGCTGAAGAATCCGGACGATCTCATCCTGATTGGCGGGGCGCACAACAAGGCGCGGCACAACACCGGCCAACTGTCCTGCACGCTCGCGAAAGACCGCGAACGGTAAACGGTCGCGGGCATAGCCGAGACGCTGATCGAACTCCGCCAGAACATTGGCCTTGCCGACAATGGCAGCGAATGCGGACGCAAGACCTTCGTCAACATGATCAGTGTCGCGAACGGAGGCGATGGTGGTTGCAGTCATGACAGCCTCTGTCCAGAGGCCAAATTCGCCACGCTCACTCGACGTACTCCCTGATCGCTTCATTTTCTGGCGATTGAACAAACGGTTTGCGCAATCGTTTGTTCAAAAGTCGTATAATCTCCCCTTTTGGTCAAGTTAAAATTTAGCGCAGAGCTGGGCCTGTGGAGGCGCGGATGACAAGACCGTCCGGCGGTAATGG
Proteins encoded in this window:
- a CDS encoding extracellular solute-binding protein produces the protein MAKNGKSNIDRRALIKGAGAVGAGLAAGTLGAPAVWGQGKKTLRFLNTETSIDSIRALKVACAEYERATGTQVIVDSVPLDDAFTKVTTSLRGGQPYDIATFAFVGHVLLLQAEGHLMPLTELTGKHKWGPKILFPIKGETYWYPYDYNLAWIYYRKDLYEKKGLSVPKTWAEMLKNSQALNEDGRSGSLFPIGSNGATNWLSPGFMWAEGVKLFDDKWNVAIDNPANAPKVAAYLDFFADLYKTMPSGTSQASFGEVLSNFSSDKVGHTAYAGRIIEALERTSPALATKYGIMPYMDSAGKAKAVNHGYDGWVVLKTPNSSESMKFMKWFTENQYINFLHTAPLHFQPPRLDVYEDARWRAHPLIEKHKDAVETMRNFIVDKSVILTSVDTEGPAPDLRPGKVFEGFVIPEMLQNRILKNMPAADCVKAAGDKMRKLTA
- the ugpC gene encoding sn-glycerol-3-phosphate ABC transporter ATP-binding protein UgpC; translation: MSEIRLEKVRKAYGPVVAVHGVDLTIRDGEFVVFLGPSGCGKSTTLRMMAGLEEITSGKIFIGDRDVTRLEPKDRNIAMVFQNYALYPHKTIYENLAFGLRMRKMDPAQIDMRVQRAAKMLGLDEFLKRKPKQLSGGQMQRVALGRALVREPEVFLLDEPLSNLDAKLRVRMREEIARLHQEVGTSMVYVTHDQVEAMTLANRIVIMRDGYVQQVGAPLEVYDRPVNLFVAGFIGSPEMNLIEGRASNGVFESGALRITLPAQYQTINEDVVLGIRPEHVAPGEGPDALAFEVGVIEQLGAQTLGIGEVSGARLRILTDRVDNWTFGQRIPIRLQAGRLHLFSKSTGKRF
- the xylB gene encoding xylulokinase: MAVSDPLLVGIDLGAGSLKISIIKADGSLVSEASAPVATSSPHPGWSEQDPDSWWFAACDALRRGLKASGRPASDIAAISFSAGAHTQVLEDADGHVIRPAILWNDQRSRAETQYLRDKADARILEIGANRANPTWTLPQMLWLRNNEPETFARVKRLYVAKDWLRAQFTDTWETDTIDALGTLMIDAKTAQWSKELCDMIGWPMAALPPIVKPSAVVGKVTARAAQATGLAEGTPVVCGTSDTAAETFGAGMVREGMGVVKLATAATVNVLSPKARPDFSLINYYHVVPDHWYVIAATNSCASAHKWLRDTFFRREGEDGSGVFDSMDAGAALVPPGAEGLFFHPYLNGERSPYWDPLLRADFVGAGFNHGGGHFVRALYEGVAYSLRDCLEVMKAKGLGFTTARLTGGGARSALWRQIVADVLNITVELPAVADASFGAALLAGVGIGVFKDERAAADVVHIVSRAEPNPAHVAVYDQGFPIYRDIQAALAPINHRIHDFVAGQSK
- a CDS encoding FAD-binding oxidoreductase, whose protein sequence is MTATTIASVRDTDHVDEGLASAFAAIVGKANVLAEFDQRLGYARDRLPFAVFRERAGQLAGVVPRLVVRPANQDEIVRILQLANQRKIPVIPYGNGSGVLGGAIPLGGEIMLDTRRLDKIVSINPTDAVATVQAGMNGAEFERELNEAGFTCGHLPQSIEISTVGGWLACRGGGQASSRYGKIEDIVVGLKAVLPDGTPLDVRPVARRAVGPSIRDLMIGSEGAFGVITEATLRIWKKPEIERGVVLAFPTQQAAWDCARLIMQAELRPAIVRLYDRVESDERTKDIALFKAKPYLAMLMFSGSEPLVSVEQDMALAIARKLGGEVGPDGPFFHWKENRYVAYSQKWHDAGYFNDTIEVTGNWSAIPAMYEAIGNAVRKIHPGIHFGAHWSHVYPEGACQYMTVRLPPMADEVALPIHARLWDAVQELTLDHGGSIAHHHGAGLFRNPWMKRELGAGLDVLQTIKDALDPGNLLNPGKLGLRAGPNAKDIRRD